In Labrys wisconsinensis, one genomic interval encodes:
- a CDS encoding translation initiation factor 2, giving the protein MKRLLVGAMVLALGGCATVTRGTTDQVQVISTPSEAQVTTSIGNQCPSTPCTFEVARKSEFIVTLRKPGFQDAQVPVNTRIAGSGAAGFAGNVLIGGIVGMGVDAATGATLEHFPNPVSVTLVPLAPEPAKPHPSRRRPVAIKPKAPPTV; this is encoded by the coding sequence ATGAAAAGACTTTTGGTGGGCGCGATGGTCCTCGCGCTGGGTGGCTGTGCCACCGTCACGCGCGGCACGACGGATCAGGTCCAGGTGATCAGCACGCCCTCCGAGGCGCAGGTGACAACCTCGATCGGCAATCAATGCCCGTCTACGCCTTGCACGTTCGAGGTTGCACGCAAGAGCGAGTTCATCGTCACGCTCAGGAAGCCGGGCTTTCAGGACGCCCAGGTGCCCGTGAACACCCGCATCGCCGGCTCCGGAGCCGCAGGGTTTGCCGGAAACGTGTTGATTGGCGGCATCGTCGGTATGGGGGTCGATGCCGCGACCGGCGCCACCCTGGAACATTTTCCCAATCCGGTCTCCGTGACCCTGGTGCCGCTGGCTCCCGAGCCCGCCAAGCCGCACCCCTCGCGGCGCAGGCCCGTGGCCATCAAGCCTAAGGCTCCTCCAACGGTGTGA
- a CDS encoding cupin domain-containing protein: MEASIVTVRPESMSGSLQKLAMFVGISGPSAGATRLSLYKVLIPPGGKAEPHSHAGHETAIYLIKGRVETRYGEGLRQSVINQAGDFIFIPPDLPHQPVNLSDTEFAEAIVARSDPNEQESVVPYSVEAE; the protein is encoded by the coding sequence GTGGAGGCCAGCATCGTCACCGTCCGGCCGGAGAGCATGTCCGGATCGCTCCAGAAGCTCGCCATGTTCGTCGGCATCTCCGGCCCGAGCGCCGGTGCCACGCGCCTCAGCCTCTACAAGGTGCTGATCCCGCCTGGCGGTAAGGCCGAGCCGCACAGCCACGCCGGCCACGAGACGGCGATCTATCTCATCAAGGGCCGGGTCGAGACCCGCTACGGCGAGGGCCTGCGCCAATCGGTGATCAACCAGGCCGGCGACTTCATCTTCATCCCGCCGGACCTGCCGCACCAGCCGGTCAACCTCAGCGACACCGAGTTCGCCGAGGCGATCGTGGCGCGCTCCGATCCGAACGAGCAGGAGAGCGTGGTGCCTTATTCGGTCGAGGCGGAGTAG
- a CDS encoding type II toxin-antitoxin system TacA family antitoxin, with protein sequence MPRNVSDNGRIDLRIPAAQKAVIARAAALSNVDLTEFVTRSALRDAQATIERAEHLALSERDSLRVLDLLENPPAPADRLIRAARSGQTLA encoded by the coding sequence ATGCCTCGTAACGTCAGCGACAATGGCCGCATCGATCTGCGAATCCCGGCCGCCCAGAAGGCGGTGATCGCGCGCGCCGCGGCCCTGTCAAATGTCGACTTGACCGAGTTCGTCACGCGTTCCGCGCTGCGTGATGCGCAGGCTACGATCGAACGCGCCGAGCACCTGGCATTGTCGGAGCGCGACAGCTTGCGCGTCCTCGATCTGCTCGAGAACCCGCCGGCACCGGCCGATCGTCTCATCCGCGCCGCCAGGTCCGGCCAGACCCTCGCGTGA
- the leuA gene encoding 2-isopropylmalate synthase, which yields MNIVTQSVSVSPSVDYARKYRPWPPVDLPDRTWPSRTITKAPVWCAVDLRDGNQSLIEPMGQERKLRMFDALVKMGFKEIEVGFPSASQTDFDFTRFLIESGRIPDGVAIQVLTQARDDLIRRTFESLRGVKSAIVHLYNSTSELQRRIVFRMDRAGIRDLAVNGARLIVELTRELGMESAIRHQYSPESFMGTELDFSKEICEAVMDIYQPTPQRPLILNLPLTVEMSTPNVYADQIEWMSRNLKNRDSVLISLHPHNDRGTGVAAAELALMAGADRVEGTLFGNGERTGNVDLVTLAGNLIMSGVDPQIDISDINELVRVAEHCNQLPVHPRHPYAGELVFTAFSGSHQDAINKGFKAIEASASPVWEVPYLPIDPKDLGRSYEAVIRINSQSGKGGIAYILEREHGLELPRLLQVEFSKVVQGIADGEGVELPADRLWQAFSAEYLDGNGRFAFLSHQGEQELTARITDEGREIAVTGRGNGPIDAFVDALRRTSGLDFDVANYREHAMGSGANATAVSYVELRLADGTTLFGVGIDKNIVTASLKAVVSGVNRALKRRG from the coding sequence GCCGGTCTGGTGCGCCGTCGACCTCAGGGACGGCAACCAGTCGCTGATCGAGCCGATGGGCCAGGAGCGCAAGCTGCGCATGTTCGACGCCCTGGTGAAGATGGGCTTCAAGGAGATCGAGGTCGGCTTCCCCTCGGCCTCGCAGACCGATTTCGACTTCACCCGCTTCCTGATCGAGAGCGGCCGCATCCCCGACGGCGTCGCCATCCAGGTGCTGACCCAGGCGCGCGACGACCTGATCCGCCGCACCTTCGAAAGCCTGCGCGGCGTGAAATCCGCCATCGTCCATCTCTACAACTCCACCTCCGAGCTGCAGCGGCGCATCGTCTTCCGCATGGACCGGGCGGGAATCCGCGACCTCGCCGTCAACGGCGCCAGGCTGATCGTCGAGCTGACGCGCGAGCTCGGCATGGAGAGCGCCATCCGGCACCAGTATTCGCCCGAGAGCTTCATGGGCACCGAGCTCGATTTCTCCAAGGAGATCTGCGAGGCAGTGATGGACATCTACCAGCCGACGCCGCAGCGCCCGCTGATCCTGAACCTGCCGCTCACGGTCGAGATGTCGACGCCCAACGTCTACGCCGATCAGATCGAGTGGATGAGCCGCAACCTGAAGAACCGCGACAGCGTGCTGATCTCGCTGCATCCGCACAACGACCGTGGCACCGGCGTCGCGGCGGCCGAGCTCGCGCTGATGGCCGGGGCCGACCGCGTCGAGGGCACGCTGTTCGGCAATGGCGAGCGCACCGGCAATGTCGATCTCGTCACCCTGGCCGGCAACCTGATCATGTCGGGCGTCGACCCTCAGATCGACATCTCCGACATCAACGAGCTGGTGCGCGTCGCCGAGCACTGCAACCAGCTCCCCGTGCATCCGCGCCATCCCTATGCCGGCGAACTGGTGTTCACGGCCTTCTCCGGCTCGCACCAGGACGCGATCAACAAGGGCTTCAAGGCGATCGAGGCGTCCGCCTCGCCGGTCTGGGAGGTGCCCTACCTGCCGATCGATCCCAAGGACCTCGGCCGCTCCTACGAGGCGGTGATCCGCATCAACTCCCAGTCCGGCAAGGGCGGCATCGCCTATATCCTGGAGCGCGAGCATGGGCTGGAGCTGCCGCGCCTGCTGCAGGTCGAGTTCTCCAAGGTGGTGCAGGGCATCGCAGACGGCGAGGGCGTGGAGCTGCCGGCCGATCGCCTCTGGCAGGCCTTCTCCGCCGAATATCTCGACGGCAACGGCCGCTTCGCCTTCCTCTCCCACCAGGGCGAGCAGGAGCTGACGGCCCGCATCACCGACGAGGGCCGTGAGATCGCCGTGACGGGGCGCGGCAACGGCCCGATCGATGCCTTCGTCGATGCCCTGCGCCGGACCAGCGGCCTCGATTTCGACGTCGCCAACTATCGCGAGCACGCCATGGGCTCGGGCGCCAACGCCACTGCCGTGTCCTATGTCGAGCTGCGCCTCGCCGACGGCACCACGCTGTTCGGCGTCGGCATCGACAAGAACATCGTCACCGCCTCGCTCAAGGCGGTGGTGTCGGGCGTCAACCGGGCGCTGAAGCGCCGGGGGTGA
- a CDS encoding SAM-dependent methyltransferase, with amino-acid sequence MDGKYERAARRLIAHLGEVLQADLAVELWTGEVLPLGREARTDLRLRIAGPEVITRLVRRRSFAALIESLAEGGLTIEGGTLLDLAERRGSMNTKGLFKRLDKLEMARQLWPFLLRRAARPATAGHAYAGPVRDKVAAGRDDKALVQFHYDLSNAFYALFLDETMVYSCAYWPRPETTLHEAQVAKLDMICRKLRLQPGERFLDIGCGWGALVCHAVQHYGVTAHGVTLAQEQFDFARARIARLGLEDRVTIELKDYRHLEGTYDKIASIGMFEHVALADHDRYFAQMHKLLRPRGLYLHHAITRPAKRDMKRLKTRPEFTAMTQYIFPGGQLGTVGDTAISLERHGFEVHDVEAWREHYARTLRAWTENLHAAREAAAREVGEAKTRIYLAYLAGCALAFERSGLAIFQTLSSRRARGPSGLPPTREDLYRG; translated from the coding sequence GTGGACGGGAAGTACGAACGGGCCGCCCGGCGGCTCATCGCCCATCTCGGCGAGGTGTTGCAGGCCGATCTGGCGGTGGAACTGTGGACCGGCGAAGTGCTGCCGCTCGGCCGCGAAGCGCGCACGGACCTGCGCCTGCGGATCGCCGGCCCCGAGGTGATCACGCGGCTGGTGCGCCGCCGCAGCTTTGCTGCTCTGATCGAGTCTCTGGCCGAGGGCGGCCTGACCATCGAGGGCGGCACCTTGCTCGACCTCGCCGAGCGGCGCGGCTCGATGAACACCAAGGGCCTGTTCAAGCGGTTGGACAAGCTGGAGATGGCGCGCCAGCTCTGGCCCTTCCTGCTGCGCCGCGCGGCCAGGCCGGCCACCGCCGGCCACGCCTATGCCGGGCCGGTTCGGGACAAGGTCGCCGCCGGGCGCGACGACAAGGCGCTGGTCCAGTTCCACTACGACCTGTCCAACGCCTTCTATGCGCTCTTTCTCGACGAGACGATGGTCTATTCCTGCGCCTATTGGCCCAGGCCCGAGACCACGCTGCACGAGGCGCAGGTCGCCAAGCTCGACATGATCTGCCGCAAGCTGCGCCTCCAGCCGGGCGAGCGCTTCCTCGACATCGGCTGCGGCTGGGGAGCGCTGGTCTGCCACGCCGTCCAGCATTACGGCGTCACCGCCCATGGCGTGACGCTGGCGCAGGAGCAGTTCGACTTCGCCAGGGCCAGGATCGCCCGGCTGGGCCTCGAGGACCGCGTCACCATCGAGCTGAAGGACTACCGCCACCTCGAAGGCACCTACGACAAGATCGCTTCGATCGGCATGTTCGAGCATGTCGCCCTCGCCGATCACGACCGGTATTTCGCGCAGATGCACAAGCTGCTGCGGCCACGCGGGCTCTACCTGCATCACGCCATCACCCGGCCGGCCAAACGCGACATGAAGCGGCTGAAGACGCGGCCGGAATTCACGGCCATGACGCAGTATATCTTTCCCGGCGGCCAGCTCGGCACCGTCGGCGACACCGCCATCAGCCTCGAGCGTCACGGCTTCGAGGTGCACGACGTCGAGGCCTGGCGCGAGCATTATGCGCGCACGCTGCGCGCCTGGACCGAGAACCTCCATGCCGCGCGCGAGGCGGCGGCGAGGGAGGTCGGCGAGGCCAAGACGCGCATCTATCTCGCCTATCTCGCCGGCTGCGCGCTCGCCTTCGAACGCTCGGGCCTGGCGATCTTCCAGACGCTGTCCTCGCGCCGGGCCAGGGGCCCGTCCGGCCTGCCACCGACGCGCGAGGACCTCTACCGAGGCTGA
- a CDS encoding FAD-dependent oxidoreductase, which produces MSSSLSIAIAGAGVAGLAAAAFLADAGHRPVIFERFDAARPVGAGLLIQPTGLAALERLGARAAAEALGQRIERLHGRAEPTGRTVFDLRYDMLAPGLAGLGMHRASLFHVLWQAVKARGVGLEAGVEAAGTEETAQGITLLDSRGRRFGPFDLVVDASGARSKLREGLGPVAIRPYRYGAVWGVGRHTMFERGVLQQRYRSARFMIGVLPIGRLPDDPAPLDAFFWSLPGGGHAAFAAGDLDGWREDVAVLWPQTRTLTAQFADATALAPARYAQLTVRRPWRGRLVLVGDAAHQTSPQLGQGANMALLDGAALADALAAAPVADALPAYAARRRAHVRFYQAASALLTPFFQSDSAAAAWARDLAFGPMAKLPWLRREMIRTLAGLKTGPFTVQTPEILAGRDGAGSLAPVQPNRLLSARTASSRRHRS; this is translated from the coding sequence ATGTCCTCGTCCCTGTCCATTGCGATCGCCGGCGCCGGCGTGGCGGGCCTGGCCGCTGCCGCCTTCCTCGCCGATGCCGGCCACCGGCCGGTGATCTTCGAGCGTTTCGACGCGGCACGGCCGGTCGGCGCCGGGCTGCTGATCCAGCCGACCGGGCTCGCGGCGCTGGAGCGGCTCGGCGCCCGCGCCGCGGCGGAAGCCCTCGGCCAGCGCATCGAGCGCCTGCACGGGCGGGCCGAGCCAACCGGCCGGACCGTCTTCGACCTGCGCTACGACATGCTGGCTCCGGGCCTGGCCGGGCTCGGCATGCACCGCGCCAGCCTGTTCCACGTGCTGTGGCAGGCGGTGAAGGCGCGAGGGGTCGGGCTTGAAGCCGGCGTCGAGGCGGCCGGTACCGAGGAAACCGCGCAGGGCATCACCCTCCTCGACAGTCGCGGCCGGCGCTTCGGCCCGTTCGACCTGGTGGTCGACGCCAGCGGCGCGCGCTCGAAGCTGCGCGAGGGCCTCGGGCCGGTCGCGATCCGACCCTATCGCTATGGCGCGGTCTGGGGCGTCGGCCGCCACACGATGTTCGAGCGCGGCGTCCTGCAGCAGCGCTACCGGAGTGCCCGCTTCATGATCGGCGTGCTGCCCATCGGCCGCCTGCCCGACGATCCGGCCCCGCTCGACGCCTTCTTCTGGAGCCTGCCGGGCGGGGGCCATGCCGCCTTCGCCGCGGGCGATCTCGACGGCTGGCGCGAGGACGTGGCGGTGCTCTGGCCGCAGACCCGGACGCTCACCGCGCAGTTCGCCGACGCGACCGCCCTGGCCCCGGCGCGCTACGCCCAGCTCACCGTGCGCCGGCCCTGGCGCGGGCGCCTGGTGCTGGTCGGCGATGCCGCGCACCAGACCAGCCCGCAGCTCGGCCAGGGCGCCAACATGGCGCTCCTCGACGGCGCCGCCCTGGCCGACGCGCTGGCGGCCGCTCCCGTCGCGGACGCCCTGCCCGCCTATGCCGCGCGCCGGCGGGCGCATGTGCGCTTCTACCAGGCGGCGAGCGCGCTGCTGACGCCGTTCTTCCAATCGGATTCGGCCGCGGCGGCCTGGGCGCGCGACCTCGCCTTCGGGCCGATGGCGAAGCTGCCCTGGCTGCGGCGGGAGATGATCCGCACCCTGGCCGGGCTGAAGACCGGCCCGTTCACGGTGCAGACGCCAGAGATACTGGCGGGTCGGGACGGAGCAGGCTCGCTGGCGCCGGTCCAGCCGAACCGCTTGCTGTCGGCCCGGACGGCATCCTCGCGGCGTCATCGGTCATAG
- a CDS encoding GNAT family N-acetyltransferase, with translation MSALTWLEVPIGKHHDRAAFDCGEVQLNTYLQRFARQNHDTGGAKTFVAVTAQEPARILGFYSLSPASLDYARTPATAKRGLGRYDVPVYRLGRLAVDRAIQGRGLGGGLLLAAGKRCMAVAQEVGGVALLIDAKDDQAARWYEGYGAIRLDDAPLSLVLPFGAIAKALAAI, from the coding sequence GTGAGCGCCCTCACCTGGCTGGAAGTGCCGATCGGCAAGCATCATGATCGGGCGGCGTTCGACTGCGGAGAGGTGCAGCTCAACACCTATCTGCAGCGCTTCGCGCGCCAGAACCACGACACAGGCGGCGCCAAGACCTTCGTTGCCGTGACGGCGCAAGAGCCCGCTCGTATCCTCGGCTTCTATTCGCTCAGCCCCGCCTCACTGGACTATGCCCGCACGCCGGCGACCGCCAAGCGCGGCCTCGGCCGTTACGACGTGCCGGTGTACCGTCTCGGCCGCCTGGCCGTCGATCGCGCGATACAGGGGCGCGGGCTGGGAGGAGGTCTGCTGCTCGCTGCGGGAAAACGCTGCATGGCGGTCGCGCAGGAAGTCGGCGGGGTCGCCCTGCTGATCGACGCCAAGGACGACCAGGCGGCGCGCTGGTATGAAGGCTATGGGGCGATCCGTCTCGATGACGCACCGCTTTCTCTGGTCCTGCCCTTCGGGGCAATCGCAAAAGCCCTGGCTGCAATCTGA